The window GCCTCACGTCCGCTTGGGTGGGAGACCCGATCATCCTACGCAACTGCGGCGAACACGACAAAACCTTAAAGCACCGCTAAGCGGTAGCGGCCGCTGCTGGGAGAGTCGGGAGCCGGCGGTTCAGTGCGGTTTAGTGGTGAACGGGAAAGCTGTCGGTGAGGGTTGCAATGTGGTCATTTGGCTGATATAATGTGACCACCAGGGGGTGAAGTGTATGCGGATAGGAATCCGAGAGATGAAGACACGGTTCAGCCGCTACATCCAGCGCATAAAAGAGGGGGAAACCATTATCATTACGGAACGTAACACTCCGGTTGCCAAACTGGTGCCGATACAGCTGCCAGTGTCCGAAGAGATCCTCCGCCTGGTAGAGGTCGGTATGGTTTCCTGGAAAGGCGGCAAGCCTAAAGGATTGGCTACCCCGGTTGAGCCACAGGGGACCGTGAGTGTGGCGGATATCGCAACGGAGGACCGGCGGTGATCCTCTATCTGGATACCAGCGCTCTGGTGAAGCTCTACATCCGGGAAGAAGGATCCGAAGTCACTCAAAGGTTACTAGCCGCTTCCTCCGTCGTGGCCACCTCCAAGGTGGCCTACGCCGAGGCCAGGGCCGCCTTGGCACGGGCGTACCGCGACAGCATCCTGGACAACAAGAAATATACCCTGGCGGTCAGTGCCTTCAGGGACGATTGGGATCGGTACTTCGCGGTGGAGGTATCCGACATGCTGATCGGGTTCGCCGGAGACCTTGCGGAAAAACACAGTCTGCGGGGGTTCGATGCCATCCACTTGGCCTCCATTTTAACAGTCAAGCGACAGGTCAAAAGTCCCTTGTTGGCGGCCTGTTGGGATGCCCGCCTGTGGGATGCCATTCGAACCTGCGGCATTGATGTAATTCCCGAAGTGCGCCCGGTACAAAGAACGACACCCGGGAAAGACTAGTCAGACGCCGTAGAAGAGGTGCTCCAAGATCTGCAACTACCCTACCAGATGCGGACTCAAGCGGGACTGCGCCTTGCGACTTTGCGGTTCCAGATGGACGTAATGCGCAGATTATAGGAGCTGCAAAGGGCTTTAATTCCACAGGTAGCAAGCTCACAGATGCGGTTAGAGAAAGCGAAGACTTGGCCAACAAGCGTTGTCCAGTCCAGTGTGTCTTGTGTGATTGACGGTATCGGTTGGCTTGGTCGCCAAGCCGACCTTAGGAGAATCTTTGATGTCTCGGCAGGAGTTCGCGTTTGATTAGCGAATAAATACACCTTGGCTCTGGACAAATATGTAATAGCCAATTCTTGACTGTCGAGGAGGTCGGGTTTATGGCGAAACCCAAGTTTGTGCGTACCAAGCCGCACGTAAACGTCGGCACGATCGGCCACGTGGACCACGGCAAGACCACGCTGACGGCGGCGATCACCCTGGTCCTGTCCAAGTTGGGTCAGGCCGAGTACAAGAAATACGACGACATCGACGCGGCGCCGGAGGAGAAGGCGCGCGGCATCACCATCAACACCGCGCACGTGGAATACGAGACCGAGAAGCGGCATTACGCGCACGTGGACTGCCCGGGGCACGCCGACTACATCAAGAACATGATTACCGGCGCGGCCCAGATGGACGGGGCGATTCTGGTGGTCTCGGCGGCCGATGGCCCCATGCCCCAGACCCGTGAGCACATCCTCCTGGCTCGCCAGGTGGCCGTGCCCTCCATCGTGGTCTACCTGAACAAGGCCGACATGGTCGACGATCCGGAGTTATTGGAACTGGTCGAGATGGAAGTGCGCGAGCTTTTGTCCAACTACGAGTTTCCGGGAGACGACACCCCGATCGTCACCGGATCCGCCCTAAAAGCCCTGGAATGCGGCTGCGCCAACCGGGAGTGCGCGCATTGCAAGTCCATCTGGGAGTTGATGGACGCCGTTGACAACTACATTCCGACGCCTGAGCGTGACATCGACAAGCCCTTCCTGATGCCGGTCGAAGACGTATTTTCCATCACCGGGCGCGGCACGGTGGGCACCGGCCGGGTGGAGCGGGGCACCGTGAAGACCGGGGACGAGGTCGAGATCGTTGGTTTCGCGGCCAAGCCGCGCAAGACTGTGGTTACGGGGGTGGAGATGTTCCGCAAGGTTCTGGACTATGCCCAGGCCGGAGACAACGTGGGTTGCCTGTTGCGGGGTGTGGACCGTACCGAGCTTGAGCGGGGCCAGGTATTGGCAAAGCCGGGATCCATCAAGCCGCTGACCGAATTTACGGCCAACGTGTACGTGCTGAGTAAAGAAGAAGGTGGGCGTCACACCCCGTTCTTCAACGGATACCGTCCGCAGTTCTACTTCCGGACCACCGACGTGACCGGCGTGATTCATCTGCCGGAAGGCGTGGAGATGGTGATGCCTGGGGACAACCTGCAGATGGACGTCAGCCTGATCACCCCGATCGCCATCGAAGAAGGCTTGCGGTTTGCCATCCGCGAGGGCGGCCGCACGGTGGGCGCCGGCGTGGTCACGGCGATCAAGTGAGAAAGAAGGCCGAAGGGGTGGGGGCCTGATTAAGGGGGTCCCCACCTTTTGTGCCTTGACATCCCGTGACGGTTGTGATACATTCAAGAGCGTAAATTTTTGCCGGGACTGGTCTTTTTTTAGTTTTGGGAGGTGTTTGCCGGTGCGGGTGAATGTCACGCTGGCTTGTACGGAATGCAAGCGGAGAAACTACATTACCACCAAGAACAAAAAGAACGACCCCAACCGGATCGAGATGAAGAAATACTGCCGTTGGTGCGGGTCGCACACAATGCACAAGGAGACCAAATAAGCTAGGGAAGCTAGGGATGTTAACATGGCGGAGAGTAGAAAGCGGGAGGGCAAACCGGCGGGGAAACCGGGGAACGCCGGGCCCAAGGATGGGCCCGGGAAAGAAATCAGGGTAAAGAAAGACCCGAAGAAAGACCCGAAGAAGGAAGCACCTGCCGTTAAAAAGAAGCCGCGCGAGGGCCTGGTCAAAAACAGCCGGCGATTTTTTGAAGGCGTGTGGCATGAGCTGAAGAAGGTGCACTGGCCCACCCGCCGCGAGGTGATCATCTACACGGGCGTGGTGCTGGTGGCCGTGCTTCTGGTCGGCCTGATCCTGTGGATTTTCGACCTCCTCTTGAGCCAGATTTTTGGCCGGCTGATTACATAGACTGGGAGGTGGAGGACCGGGCGGATCCGAGCCGGTCCTCATTTCCGTGAGCAAACAGTGGTTTGTAGTCCATACCTATTCCGGTTATGAAAACAAGGTGAAAGCCAACCTGGAAAAGCGGATCGAGTCGATGAGTATGGAAGACAAGATCTTCCGTATCGTTGTGCCCGTGGAGGACGAAATCGAAGTCAAGGGCGGCAAGCGCAAGATCTCCAAGCGCAAGATTTTCCCCGGCTACGTGATGGTGGAGATGATTCTGGACGACGACTCTTACCGCGTGGTGCGCAATACCCCCGGAGTCACCGGTTTTGTGGGCAGTGTCGGGATCGGCTCCAAACCCATTCCCCTGACCGACGCCGAAGCGAACCAGATCATCAGCCAGATGGAAGGCGACGAACCGCGTATCCGCATCGACCTGGTTCCCGGGGAGAAGGTGCGCGTGATGGCCGGGCCGTTTGAGAACTTCATCGGCACGGTGGATGACGTGAACTACGAAAAGGCCAAAATCCGGGTGATGATTTCGATGTTTGGACGGGAGACCCCCATCGAACTTGAATACTTCCAGATTGAAAAAGTCACCTAGCGACAGGCTTCCGACCCATCCCGGGACAGCAAGGAGGTGACGCGATGGCAAAAAAGGTAATGGCTATGGTCAAATTGCAGATCCCGGCAGGCAAGGCCACGCCGGCACCCCCGGTGGGCCCGGCTCTCGGTCAGCACGGGGTCAATATCATGGCCTTTGTGAAGGAGTACAACGAGCGGACGGCCGGCCAGGTCGGTCTGATCATTCCGGTGGAAATCACCGTTTACGCCGACCGGACTTTCAGTTTTGTGACCAAGACGCCGCCGGCATCGGTGCTGCTGAAGAAAGCGGCCGGCATCGAGACTGCTTCCGGGCAGCCGCACGTCAAGAAGGTCGGTAAAGTCACCCGCACGAAGGTACGGGAGATCGCCGAACTGAAGATGCCGGACCTGAATGCGGCCGATGTCGAGGCTGCGGTGCGCATGGTTGAAGGAACAGCGAGAAGTATGGGAATTGAAATCGTGGAAGGCTAGTGGGAGGAGCGACGCTCCGTTATCACCACAGGAGGAGGCGGGCGAGGTTGCCGAAACACGGGAAGAAGTACGTTGAAGCGGCAAAACAGGTTGATTCCGAAAAGCAGTACGAGGTCCGGGAGGCACTGGAACTGGTGCGGAAACTGGCCCCGGCCAAGTTCGACGAGACCGTCGAGGCGGCCGTCAAGCTGGGAGTCGACCCCCGGCATGCCGACCAGCAGGTGCGCGGCGCGGTGGTGCTGCCCCATGGCACGGGCAAGACCCGCACTGTGCTCGTGTTTGCCAAGGGCGAGAAAGTCACGGAGGCCGAAAAGGCCGGTGCCGATTACGTGGGCGGCGAGGAGATGGTGGCCAAAATCCAGGGCGGCTGGATGGAGTTCGACGTGGCCATCGCCACCCCGGACATGATGTCGGCCGTGGGTAAAATCGGCCGGATTCTCGGTCCCCGGGGCCTAATGCCCAACCCCAAAACGGGCACCGTCACTTTTGACATTGCCCGGGCGGTGGCCGAGGTGAAGGCTGGGAAGATCCAGTACCGGGTCGACAAGGCCGGGAACATTCACGCGCCGATCGGCAAGGTGTCCTTTGAGGTCGAGAAGCTGGAAGAGAACTTAAAGACCTTGATCGACGCGCTGATCAGGGCCAAGCCGGCGGCGGCGAAGGGTCAGTACCTGCGTGGTATTGTGGTCACCTCGACCATGGGTCCGGGAGTCAGGGTCAACACCCGTAAATTCATCGGCTAGGCCGAAGTCCTTGACAAGTGAATACCGAAGTCTCTTGCTCCGATTGGCTGTAGACAGTAGGCGCCCTTTTGGGCTTAATGGTCCTCCGGGACCGCCAACCGAGGCCGGAAACAGGGTTTATGCGCCTCTGTATGCCGTTGTCTACAGGGGCCTTCATATTTTTAGGAGGAGGTGTATCGTTTGCCCCAAAAAAAAGACAAGGTCGCAACCGTGGCCGACCTGCGAGAGCGGATGCATCGGGCCCGGGTGATTGTTCTGAGTGACTACCGGGGAATGAGTGTGGCCGAAATCACCGCGCTCCGGCGCAAGGTGCGTGAAACCGGGTCGCAAATGCTGGTGGTCAAGAACACGCTGGCGCGTCTGGCCGCCCGCGAGGCCGGCATCAAGGAAATGGAGTCCCTGCTCACCGGCCCCACCGCCCTGGCTTTCGGCTATGAGGACGAAATCGCGCTCAGCAAGCTGATGGTCCAGTTTGAGAAGGACTACAAGCAGTTCGACCTGAAAGGCGGCGTGATGAAGGGCCGGTTGCTGCCCCGCGAGAGTATCCTGAAACTGGCCGACCTGCCCCCGCGGCAAGTGCTTCTGGGCCAGGTGACCGGAGCCTTCCAGGCACCGATCGCCGCCCTGGCCAACGTGTTGCAGGGGAACATCCGCAACCTGGTTTACGTGCTCGAGGCTGTCAGGGAAAAGAAGGCCGCCGGGGCCTAGCGCCGATTGCCGTGTTACCGAATGATATTTTTAGGAGGTTGATTCTCAGATGTCCAAAGTCAACGAAATCATCGAAATCGTGAAGGGGCTTACCGTCCTTGAACTGGCCGAACTGGTCAAGGCGATGGAAGAGGAGTTCGGCGTGAGCGCGGCCGCGCCCGTGGCGGCCGTGGCGGCGGTTCCGGCCGCGGCGGCGCCGGTGGTCGAGGAAGAGGAGCAAACCGAGTTCGACGTCATCCTCAAAAACGTAGGCAACGAAAAGATCAAGGTGATCAAGGTGGTCCGGGAAATCACCGGTTTGGGGCTGAAAGAGGCCAAGGAACTGGTTGACGGCGCGCCGAATCCCGTGAAGGAGAAGGTCAACAAGGAAGAAGCGGAAACCATCAAGAAGAAGCTGGAAGAAGTTGGCGCCGGCATCGAAATCAAATAGGAAACCGGGGTGTTGCCGGCACGTACGCAAAGAACGGAATCGCGGTAGTGAGTTGGAGCCCCTTCCACATACGGCTTGGGGCTCCAATTTGCTGTTTTATGCATTATGCCATCATTTTCCACCCAAAGCCATTTGCGATGTTCGGGAGAAAAGATAAATAGGCTGTTTTAGAGTTGCGGAAAAAACATTTTACCCCGGTCCAATCCGGATTTTATGCGGTTTGCAGGGATGGGTAACGGGCGGATCGGCAAAATTGACCCCAAGGGAGAAAGGCGGAGAAAAAGCGAAGGAGAATGAGAAATAAGAAGGGAAAACCCCCTTTTGTGGAGAATCCTTTTTGTAACCACCAAAAAAGAACCACGAAGGAGGTTTCCCTTATGGCCATTATACCACAACAGCGGCTTTTTGGGTGGCAGGAAATCGACGAACTCGGTGACTTGGAACGTTTTTTGCTTGTAGTGAACCACCTGCCCGATGAGCAGTTGATGCAAAAGCTGGAGAGAGAGCGTGGTAAGGGACGGGATGATTACCCGGTGCGGGCGGTTTGGAACTCCATCCTGGCCGGGATCGTATTTCAGCACGTGTCTGTGGAGAGCCTGCGGCGGGAACTCTGCCGGAACGGCCAGTTGCGGGAACTTTGCGGTTTTGATCCGGCCCGGGGCGAGGATGCCGTTCCGCCTTCTTACATATACAGCCGCATCTTGGTGAAACTGATGCGGCACGCCGACGAAGTGGAAAACATATTTACGCGGCTGGTGGATGAAATAAGAGTGCTGCTACCGGATTTCGGTCGAATTTTGGCCATAGACAGCAAAGCCGTCAGCAGTCTGGCCCGGGGCAAAAAGCGGGATGAAGAAGAGAAGGTCCAAAAGCCTGACGGGCGCCGGGACACCGATGCGGACTGGGGCCGGAAAACATACCGGGGGCGTAAGAAAGGCGGCACCCTATGGGAAAAAGTCGTGTGGTGGTTTGGCTACAAACTCCACCTTGTAGTTGACGCTGTTTATGAACTGCCGGTGGGATTTGCGGTGACAAAGGCATCGGCCAGCGACGTGAAAGAGGGACATATACTCATTGATCGGGTGGCGAAAGAGCATCCGGAGATT is drawn from Candidatus Desulforudis audaxviator MP104C and contains these coding sequences:
- a CDS encoding type II toxin-antitoxin system Phd/YefM family antitoxin — protein: MRIGIREMKTRFSRYIQRIKEGETIIITERNTPVAKLVPIQLPVSEEILRLVEVGMVSWKGGKPKGLATPVEPQGTVSVADIATEDRR
- a CDS encoding type II toxin-antitoxin system VapC family toxin; translated protein: MILYLDTSALVKLYIREEGSEVTQRLLAASSVVATSKVAYAEARAALARAYRDSILDNKKYTLAVSAFRDDWDRYFAVEVSDMLIGFAGDLAEKHSLRGFDAIHLASILTVKRQVKSPLLAACWDARLWDAIRTCGIDVIPEVRPVQRTTPGKD
- the tuf gene encoding elongation factor Tu; translation: MAKPKFVRTKPHVNVGTIGHVDHGKTTLTAAITLVLSKLGQAEYKKYDDIDAAPEEKARGITINTAHVEYETEKRHYAHVDCPGHADYIKNMITGAAQMDGAILVVSAADGPMPQTREHILLARQVAVPSIVVYLNKADMVDDPELLELVEMEVRELLSNYEFPGDDTPIVTGSALKALECGCANRECAHCKSIWELMDAVDNYIPTPERDIDKPFLMPVEDVFSITGRGTVGTGRVERGTVKTGDEVEIVGFAAKPRKTVVTGVEMFRKVLDYAQAGDNVGCLLRGVDRTELERGQVLAKPGSIKPLTEFTANVYVLSKEEGGRHTPFFNGYRPQFYFRTTDVTGVIHLPEGVEMVMPGDNLQMDVSLITPIAIEEGLRFAIREGGRTVGAGVVTAIK
- the rpmG gene encoding 50S ribosomal protein L33, which produces MRVNVTLACTECKRRNYITTKNKKNDPNRIEMKKYCRWCGSHTMHKETK
- the secE gene encoding preprotein translocase subunit SecE → MAESRKREGKPAGKPGNAGPKDGPGKEIRVKKDPKKDPKKEAPAVKKKPREGLVKNSRRFFEGVWHELKKVHWPTRREVIIYTGVVLVAVLLVGLILWIFDLLLSQIFGRLIT
- the nusG gene encoding transcription termination/antitermination protein NusG; this encodes MSKQWFVVHTYSGYENKVKANLEKRIESMSMEDKIFRIVVPVEDEIEVKGGKRKISKRKIFPGYVMVEMILDDDSYRVVRNTPGVTGFVGSVGIGSKPIPLTDAEANQIISQMEGDEPRIRIDLVPGEKVRVMAGPFENFIGTVDDVNYEKAKIRVMISMFGRETPIELEYFQIEKVT
- the rplK gene encoding 50S ribosomal protein L11, whose protein sequence is MAKKVMAMVKLQIPAGKATPAPPVGPALGQHGVNIMAFVKEYNERTAGQVGLIIPVEITVYADRTFSFVTKTPPASVLLKKAAGIETASGQPHVKKVGKVTRTKVREIAELKMPDLNAADVEAAVRMVEGTARSMGIEIVEG
- the rplA gene encoding 50S ribosomal protein L1, with the protein product MPKHGKKYVEAAKQVDSEKQYEVREALELVRKLAPAKFDETVEAAVKLGVDPRHADQQVRGAVVLPHGTGKTRTVLVFAKGEKVTEAEKAGADYVGGEEMVAKIQGGWMEFDVAIATPDMMSAVGKIGRILGPRGLMPNPKTGTVTFDIARAVAEVKAGKIQYRVDKAGNIHAPIGKVSFEVEKLEENLKTLIDALIRAKPAAAKGQYLRGIVVTSTMGPGVRVNTRKFIG
- the rplJ gene encoding 50S ribosomal protein L10 — translated: MYRLPQKKDKVATVADLRERMHRARVIVLSDYRGMSVAEITALRRKVRETGSQMLVVKNTLARLAAREAGIKEMESLLTGPTALAFGYEDEIALSKLMVQFEKDYKQFDLKGGVMKGRLLPRESILKLADLPPRQVLLGQVTGAFQAPIAALANVLQGNIRNLVYVLEAVREKKAAGA
- the rplL gene encoding 50S ribosomal protein L7/L12 is translated as MSKVNEIIEIVKGLTVLELAELVKAMEEEFGVSAAAPVAAVAAVPAAAAPVVEEEEQTEFDVILKNVGNEKIKVIKVVREITGLGLKEAKELVDGAPNPVKEKVNKEEAETIKKKLEEVGAGIEIK
- a CDS encoding transposase; the encoded protein is MAIIPQQRLFGWQEIDELGDLERFLLVVNHLPDEQLMQKLERERGKGRDDYPVRAVWNSILAGIVFQHVSVESLRRELCRNGQLRELCGFDPARGEDAVPPSYIYSRILVKLMRHADEVENIFTRLVDEIRVLLPDFGRILAIDSKAVSSLARGKKRDEEEKVQKPDGRRDTDADWGRKTYRGRKKGGTLWEKVVWWFGYKLHLVVDAVYELPVGFAVTKASASDVKEGHILIDRVAKEHPEIVARCEALAADKAFDDIKLNVKLWDEYRIKPVIDIRNTWRDGEETWLVTGKENIVYDYRGTVYCCCPETNKHREMAFGGFEKDRETLKYRCPARHYGVECRGMEQCAATGGIRIPLVEDRRIFTPLARSSYKWKTLYKKRTAVERVNARLDEAYGFEKHFIRGLKKMKLRCGLALMVMLAMAVGRLRQKQGIDLRSLVKAA